The Haloarchaeobius amylolyticus genome window below encodes:
- the gcvH gene encoding glycine cleavage system protein GcvH encodes MSFETPDDRKYEESHEWALRDGDTVRIGITDFAQDELGDVVFVELPEAGDEIEQGEAFGVIESIKAVSDLYAPVSGEVTEVNEELFDAPELVNDDPFGDGWMLEVALADESELADLLSADEYADQVA; translated from the coding sequence ATGAGCTTCGAGACACCTGACGACCGGAAGTACGAGGAATCGCACGAATGGGCACTGCGCGACGGCGACACCGTCCGCATCGGCATCACGGACTTCGCACAGGACGAACTGGGCGACGTGGTGTTCGTCGAACTCCCCGAGGCGGGCGACGAGATCGAACAGGGCGAGGCGTTCGGCGTCATCGAGTCCATCAAGGCGGTCTCGGACCTCTACGCGCCGGTTTCCGGCGAAGTCACCGAGGTCAACGAGGAGCTGTTCGACGCGCCGGAACTCGTCAACGACGACCCCTTCGGCGACGGCTGGATGCTCGAGGTCGCCCTCGCGGACGAGTCCGAACTGGCGGACCTGCTGAGCGCGGACGAGTACGCCGACCAGGTCGCCTGA
- the gcvPA gene encoding aminomethyl-transferring glycine dehydrogenase subunit GcvPA produces the protein MSGHDTTQGSPFAPHTRADTEAMLDAIGVDSEDDLFDIPESVLFDGEFGIEARDERTVRAEVAATLDRNEDLTELLGRGHYGHYVPSVVDHLSLRSEFLTSYTQYQPEITQGFLQALFEYQSMLVELTGLGVANCSMYDAATALGEAATLADRLRQTSGTQVLVPDQLAEGRREVLANYVAGTDLVVESYPMADGNVDLDALAERVGDDTVMVYAENPTVRGCVEEHLAAIGDLTDENDALFTLGSDPVALALLQEPASVGADVVVGAADVLGMPTSYGMGLGLFATREDYVRQVPGRLVGASEDADGKRTYTLTLQTREQHIRRERATSNICTNQAWVALRAAMHAAVLGPDGLADLANESVTRAEELASRVSDIVGVKAPVHDRHHFREFVAHTDQPAKAIAEDLEAEGFAVHVVGEHEIQVCVTGATDAQLDAFVETLAEVAR, from the coding sequence ATGAGTGGACACGACACGACACAGGGCAGCCCATTCGCGCCGCACACCCGGGCGGACACCGAGGCGATGCTCGATGCCATCGGCGTCGACAGCGAGGACGACCTCTTCGACATCCCGGAGAGCGTCCTGTTCGACGGCGAGTTCGGTATCGAGGCACGCGACGAACGGACCGTTCGGGCCGAAGTAGCAGCGACACTCGACCGCAACGAGGACCTGACCGAACTCCTGGGGCGGGGCCACTACGGCCACTACGTCCCGTCGGTGGTCGACCACCTCTCGCTTCGCTCGGAGTTCCTCACCTCCTACACGCAGTACCAGCCGGAGATCACGCAGGGGTTCCTGCAGGCGCTGTTCGAGTACCAGTCGATGCTGGTCGAGTTGACCGGCCTCGGTGTCGCGAACTGTTCCATGTACGACGCCGCGACCGCGCTCGGCGAGGCGGCGACGCTCGCCGACCGCCTGCGCCAGACTTCGGGGACGCAGGTGCTGGTCCCCGACCAGCTCGCGGAGGGCCGACGCGAGGTGCTGGCCAACTACGTCGCCGGCACCGACCTCGTCGTCGAGTCGTACCCGATGGCCGACGGGAACGTCGACCTCGACGCCCTCGCAGAGCGCGTCGGCGACGACACGGTCATGGTGTACGCCGAGAACCCGACGGTCCGGGGCTGCGTGGAGGAGCACCTCGCGGCCATCGGCGACCTGACCGACGAGAACGACGCGCTGTTCACCCTCGGCTCGGATCCGGTCGCGCTCGCCCTGCTCCAGGAACCGGCGAGCGTCGGCGCGGACGTGGTCGTCGGCGCGGCCGACGTGCTCGGGATGCCCACCAGCTACGGGATGGGCCTCGGGCTGTTCGCCACCCGCGAGGACTACGTCCGGCAGGTGCCGGGCCGCCTCGTCGGCGCCAGCGAGGACGCCGACGGCAAGCGGACCTACACCCTCACGCTCCAGACCCGCGAACAGCACATCCGCCGGGAGCGTGCGACCTCGAACATCTGTACGAACCAGGCGTGGGTCGCCCTCCGGGCGGCCATGCACGCGGCCGTCCTCGGCCCCGACGGGCTGGCCGACCTCGCGAACGAGTCGGTCACCCGCGCCGAGGAACTCGCGTCCCGCGTCTCGGACATCGTCGGCGTGAAGGCGCCGGTCCACGACCGGCATCACTTCCGGGAGTTCGTCGCCCACACCGACCAGCCCGCGAAGGCTATCGCGGAGGACCTCGAAGCGGAGGGCTTCGCGGTCCACGTCGTCGGCGAACACGAGATTCAGGTGTGTGTCACGGGCGCGACCGACGCGCAACTGGATGCCTTCGTCGAGACCCTCGCGGAGGTGGCACGATGA
- a CDS encoding DUF4399 domain-containing protein yields the protein MSDEPRYTSQSGAADPTARDTPKRIEPVRPRRVDRRAVLLALGSSGVLATAGCLTRRPQEPVGDPAPAGETPYPPDASVRFVTPTDGAVVAGYVSVVLAAENVRLEPAGRARAGAGHLHLLVDTDPVTPGEMIPDDARHFHLGEGSSETVLALDPGQHRLVCQLGDGDHRATAITDTVTVTVVGGASISIVEPADGATVTNPFVVRWATEKVRLEPAGQVRQNAGHAHLLVDTDPLPVGRLIPAGPKHLHYGGGEDEATLDLSPGEHRLVCQVGNGTHLATPLVDEVTITVAG from the coding sequence ATGAGCGACGAACCCCGGTACACGTCCCAGTCGGGGGCCGCGGACCCGACAGCCCGCGACACGCCGAAACGCATCGAACCGGTCCGACCACGACGGGTCGACAGGCGCGCGGTACTCCTCGCGCTCGGGAGTTCGGGAGTCCTCGCCACCGCAGGCTGTCTCACCCGCCGGCCCCAGGAGCCCGTGGGTGACCCCGCCCCGGCCGGCGAGACCCCGTACCCACCCGACGCCAGCGTCCGGTTCGTCACGCCCACCGACGGCGCAGTCGTCGCCGGCTACGTCTCGGTCGTCCTCGCGGCCGAGAACGTCCGGCTCGAACCCGCCGGACGGGCCAGGGCCGGGGCTGGGCATCTGCACCTGCTCGTCGATACGGACCCGGTCACTCCCGGTGAGATGATCCCCGACGACGCGCGGCACTTCCACCTCGGTGAGGGGTCGTCCGAGACCGTCCTCGCCCTCGACCCCGGGCAGCACCGGCTCGTCTGCCAGCTCGGCGACGGCGACCACCGCGCGACCGCCATCACCGACACGGTTACCGTCACCGTCGTCGGCGGGGCGAGCATCAGCATCGTCGAGCCCGCCGACGGCGCGACCGTCACGAACCCGTTCGTCGTGCGCTGGGCCACGGAGAAGGTCCGGCTCGAACCCGCCGGCCAGGTCAGGCAGAACGCCGGCCACGCCCACCTCCTCGTCGACACCGACCCGCTTCCGGTGGGCAGACTCATCCCTGCCGGCCCGAAGCACCTCCACTACGGCGGCGGCGAGGACGAGGCGACGCTGGACCTCTCCCCGGGCGAGCACCGGCTCGTCTGCCAGGTCGGGAACGGGACCCACCTCGCGACGCCGCTGGTCGACGAGGTGACGATCACCGTCGCCGGGTGA
- the gcvT gene encoding glycine cleavage system aminomethyltransferase GcvT, translating to MALRTPPLREQHDAAGATFTEFGGWDMPVEFAGIRAEHEAVRTSVGIFDVSHMGEIEVSGPDATRLMQRLTTNDVERLGPGDSQYACICREDGVILDDTVLYRYPDEADDEDPTYLFVPNAGHEQEMLSRWTDHRDEWDLDATVTDRTEDYAMFAVQGPDAVDHVAEAAADSVADLSRFSARYTDVAGAECLVARTGYTGEDGFELVVPWDDAVDVWETFDDVQPCGLGARDTLRLEAGLLLSGQDFHPEDQPRNPYEAGIGFTVKLDTEFVGRDALEAAREDGVEEELVGFRLVDRGVPRHGYDIADTDDTVIGTVTSGTMSPTLDEPIGLGYVPTDFADPETRLHIMVRGRAKKAVVEPLPFYERNQ from the coding sequence ATGGCCCTGAGGACACCCCCGTTGCGCGAGCAACACGACGCGGCCGGCGCGACGTTCACCGAGTTCGGCGGCTGGGACATGCCCGTCGAGTTCGCGGGCATCCGCGCCGAACACGAGGCCGTTCGCACCAGTGTCGGCATCTTCGACGTGTCGCACATGGGCGAGATAGAAGTGTCCGGGCCGGACGCGACCCGGCTGATGCAGCGGTTGACCACCAACGACGTCGAGCGACTCGGTCCCGGCGACTCGCAGTACGCCTGTATCTGCCGCGAGGACGGGGTCATCCTCGACGACACGGTCCTGTACCGTTACCCGGACGAGGCTGACGACGAGGACCCGACGTACCTGTTCGTCCCGAACGCGGGCCACGAACAGGAGATGCTGTCGCGGTGGACCGACCACCGCGACGAGTGGGACCTCGACGCGACGGTCACCGACCGGACCGAGGACTACGCGATGTTCGCGGTCCAGGGGCCGGACGCGGTCGACCACGTCGCGGAGGCGGCCGCCGACAGCGTGGCCGACCTCTCGCGCTTCTCGGCCCGCTACACAGACGTGGCGGGCGCGGAGTGCCTGGTCGCCCGGACGGGGTACACCGGCGAGGACGGGTTCGAACTGGTCGTCCCGTGGGACGACGCCGTCGACGTGTGGGAGACGTTCGACGACGTCCAGCCCTGCGGGCTCGGGGCGCGTGACACCCTCCGGCTGGAGGCCGGCCTGCTCCTCTCGGGGCAGGACTTCCACCCGGAGGACCAGCCCCGGAACCCCTACGAGGCCGGTATCGGCTTCACCGTCAAACTCGACACCGAGTTCGTCGGCCGTGACGCCCTCGAGGCCGCCAGGGAGGACGGCGTCGAGGAGGAACTCGTCGGTTTCCGGCTCGTCGACCGCGGCGTCCCCCGCCACGGCTACGACATCGCCGACACGGACGACACCGTCATCGGGACCGTCACCAGCGGGACGATGAGTCCGACGCTGGACGAACCCATCGGCCTCGGCTACGTACCGACCGACTTCGCCGACCCCGAGACCCGGCTGCATATCATGGTCCGCGGCCGGGCCAAGAAGGCAGTCGTCGAACCACTCCCCTTCTACGAACGCAACCAATGA
- a CDS encoding cob(I)yrinic acid a,c-diamide adenosyltransferase yields the protein MKIYTGRGDDGMTDLRDMSRISKTSPRIEAYGTVDELNALIGTVRPTGHDDVDEKLEGIQNHLHIVQADFANPDPDEDDPVIEEEHVDQVEDWIDAYDDELEPLQSFILPTGSEKGSRLHHARAVCRRAERRAVAMAANDPVNEEAIQYLNRLSDGLFVWARVVNQRDGVPEENPTY from the coding sequence ATGAAGATATACACCGGCCGTGGCGACGACGGCATGACCGACCTCCGAGACATGTCGCGCATCTCGAAGACGAGCCCGCGCATCGAGGCCTACGGGACCGTCGACGAGCTGAACGCGCTCATCGGGACGGTCCGCCCGACCGGCCACGACGACGTCGACGAGAAGTTAGAGGGCATCCAGAACCACCTCCACATCGTCCAGGCGGACTTCGCGAACCCCGACCCCGACGAGGACGACCCCGTCATCGAGGAGGAGCACGTCGACCAGGTCGAGGACTGGATCGACGCCTACGACGACGAGCTGGAGCCACTCCAGTCGTTCATCCTCCCGACCGGCTCGGAGAAGGGGTCGCGGCTCCACCACGCCCGGGCGGTCTGTCGGCGCGCCGAGCGCCGGGCGGTCGCGATGGCCGCCAACGACCCGGTCAACGAGGAGGCCATCCAGTACCTCAACCGGCTCTCGGACGGGCTGTTCGTCTGGGCGCGCGTCGTCAACCAACGTGACGGCGTTCCCGAGGAGAACCCGACTTACTGA
- a CDS encoding universal stress protein codes for MESDLLSHPVVPVAGEKDAHATLDALLPYLTEESRLTIVHVVEKAGGAPDKASVEQREEYAQEAFDAAAEHCEEAGIEYETRLAYGRNVSKAIFDAATEVDATAVAFVPRKGSRLLRFITGDTTLDLVTEAELPVIALPGGDG; via the coding sequence ATGGAGTCGGACCTGCTCTCCCACCCGGTCGTCCCCGTCGCGGGCGAGAAGGACGCCCACGCGACGCTCGACGCACTTCTCCCGTACCTCACCGAGGAATCGCGGCTGACCATCGTCCACGTCGTCGAGAAGGCCGGCGGCGCGCCCGACAAGGCCTCCGTCGAACAGCGCGAGGAGTACGCCCAGGAGGCCTTCGACGCCGCGGCCGAGCACTGCGAGGAGGCCGGTATCGAGTACGAGACGAGACTGGCCTACGGCCGGAACGTCTCGAAGGCCATCTTCGACGCCGCGACGGAGGTCGACGCGACCGCGGTCGCGTTCGTCCCGCGGAAGGGGAGTCGCCTCCTGCGGTTCATCACCGGCGACACGACGCTGGACCTCGTGACGGAGGCCGAACTGCCGGTCATCGCGCTTCCCGGGGGTGACGGATGA
- a CDS encoding DsbA family protein, which yields MTKQTSRRWLLRGLGVGAATALAGCTGNLTNGSAPAADGPTGDTQGAETPGSGEASLLAEPTLGDLDAPVVIEAYTDYMCGHCSTFHLDTLPKVEEKYLSTGDVYYIHRDFPIPLNEWSWNVAMAGRSVQASEGMDAFFAFSKAAYERQSAMSWKTIEDAARTVGADPKAVVAEAKAGTHRPTVTADRQSGIDRGVRGTPTFFVNGQELVPEKSWWYTVDTGLQAALEE from the coding sequence ATGACGAAGCAGACCTCACGACGATGGCTCCTCCGGGGACTCGGCGTCGGCGCGGCCACCGCGCTCGCCGGCTGTACGGGCAATCTGACGAACGGCTCGGCCCCGGCCGCGGATGGACCGACAGGTGACACACAGGGCGCCGAGACACCCGGGTCCGGCGAGGCGTCGCTGCTCGCGGAACCGACCCTCGGTGACCTGGACGCCCCGGTCGTCATCGAGGCCTACACCGACTACATGTGCGGCCACTGCAGCACCTTCCACCTCGACACGCTCCCGAAGGTCGAGGAGAAGTACCTCTCGACGGGCGACGTCTACTACATCCACCGCGACTTCCCGATTCCGCTGAACGAGTGGTCCTGGAACGTCGCGATGGCCGGCCGCAGCGTGCAGGCGAGCGAGGGGATGGACGCCTTCTTCGCGTTCTCGAAGGCGGCCTACGAGCGCCAATCGGCGATGAGCTGGAAGACTATCGAGGACGCCGCCCGCACGGTCGGGGCAGACCCGAAGGCGGTCGTCGCCGAGGCGAAAGCCGGCACACACCGCCCGACCGTGACGGCGGACCGGCAGTCCGGCATCGACCGGGGCGTCCGGGGGACGCCGACGTTCTTCGTGAACGGGCAGGAACTCGTCCCCGAGAAGTCCTGGTGGTACACCGTCGACACCGGGCTGCAGGCGGCGCTGGAGGAGTAG
- a CDS encoding CAP domain-containing protein: MSSLARLLLVLSIGAFVLALNPSLVPVEAQYAPPPETPAELDSAAIEAAIHAQVNDVRAERGLRPLVFDSSLAEVSRYHSGDMAENDYVGHVSPAGESVLDRYLEFRYDCRIRADGESVVYGGENVFYVSFTGVNYSDEDIATRAVEGWMNSTGHRENLLSDYWYREGVGVVVEVDETMGNTSVYVTQNFC, translated from the coding sequence GTGAGTTCACTGGCCAGACTCCTGCTCGTCCTGTCCATCGGCGCCTTCGTCCTGGCGCTGAACCCGTCGCTCGTCCCCGTCGAGGCACAGTATGCGCCACCACCGGAGACGCCCGCGGAACTGGATAGCGCGGCCATCGAGGCGGCCATCCACGCCCAGGTGAACGACGTCCGTGCCGAGCGCGGGCTCCGGCCGCTCGTCTTCGACTCGTCACTGGCCGAGGTGAGCCGCTACCACAGCGGCGACATGGCCGAGAACGACTACGTCGGTCACGTCTCGCCCGCGGGCGAGAGCGTCCTCGACCGGTACCTCGAGTTCCGGTACGACTGCCGCATCCGTGCCGACGGTGAGAGCGTCGTCTACGGCGGCGAGAACGTCTTCTACGTCTCCTTTACGGGCGTGAACTACAGCGACGAGGACATCGCGACCCGCGCCGTCGAGGGCTGGATGAACTCGACCGGCCACCGCGAGAACCTCCTCTCCGACTACTGGTACCGCGAGGGCGTCGGCGTGGTCGTCGAGGTCGACGAGACGATGGGCAACACCTCGGTCTACGTCACGCAGAACTTCTGTTGA
- the gcvPB gene encoding aminomethyl-transferring glycine dehydrogenase subunit GcvPB produces MKFDQARWTHDEERYEPLLSEKHTSEADLDDSPLPDDLTRDSLELPVLSEPEIARHYTRLSEMNYGVESGPYPLGSCTMKYNPKFTEDVAALDSGAVHPDRSEGSIQGTLEILYDLQDYLGRIGGMDAVTLQPPAGAAGEFTGVLVAKAYHEHNGEDRSEIIVPESAHGTNFASAALAGFDVVELPGGDDGRVDLEALEAALSEDTALLMLTNPNTLGLFERDIETIAEMVHDAGGLLYYDGANLNALLGRARPGDMGFDIMHYNVHKTFATPHGGGGPGAGPVGVVDDLAPFLPRPQVARNDGTYELVDPEHSVGKVHGYLGNWLVLLKTYAYIARLGDPGLRDASAKAVLNANYLATQVDYEVPYGPFHHEFVASAGDQDAADVAKRMLDYGVHPPTTKWPEIVSEALMTEPTEIENKGTLDQLAHAFNAVAAEDDETLAAAPERTTARRIDQTSAARDLRLSWQSLPDE; encoded by the coding sequence ATGAAGTTCGACCAGGCGCGCTGGACCCACGACGAGGAGCGCTACGAACCGCTGCTCTCGGAGAAGCACACCAGCGAGGCAGACCTCGACGACTCGCCGCTGCCCGACGACCTGACCCGGGACTCGCTCGAACTCCCAGTCCTCTCCGAACCCGAGATCGCCCGGCACTACACCCGGCTCTCGGAGATGAACTACGGCGTCGAGTCCGGGCCGTACCCCCTCGGGTCCTGTACGATGAAGTACAACCCGAAGTTCACCGAGGACGTGGCGGCCCTCGACTCGGGCGCGGTCCACCCGGACCGCTCGGAGGGGAGCATCCAGGGCACCCTGGAGATCCTCTACGACCTGCAGGACTACCTCGGCCGTATCGGCGGGATGGACGCGGTGACGCTCCAGCCGCCCGCGGGCGCGGCCGGTGAGTTCACCGGCGTCCTCGTCGCGAAGGCCTACCACGAGCACAACGGCGAGGACCGCTCGGAGATCATCGTCCCCGAGAGCGCACACGGGACGAACTTCGCCAGCGCCGCCCTCGCCGGCTTCGACGTGGTCGAACTCCCCGGCGGCGACGACGGCCGGGTCGACCTCGAGGCGCTCGAGGCCGCGCTCTCGGAGGACACCGCCCTGCTCATGCTCACCAACCCGAACACCCTCGGGCTGTTCGAGCGCGACATCGAGACCATCGCGGAGATGGTCCACGACGCGGGCGGGCTCCTCTACTACGACGGCGCGAACCTCAACGCCCTGCTCGGCCGGGCCCGCCCCGGCGACATGGGCTTCGACATCATGCACTACAACGTCCACAAGACGTTCGCGACGCCCCACGGCGGCGGTGGCCCCGGCGCCGGCCCGGTCGGTGTGGTCGACGACCTCGCGCCGTTCCTCCCGCGGCCGCAGGTCGCGCGAAACGACGGCACCTACGAACTCGTCGACCCCGAGCACTCCGTCGGGAAGGTCCACGGCTACCTCGGCAACTGGCTCGTCCTGCTCAAGACGTACGCCTACATCGCCCGGCTGGGCGACCCCGGCCTGCGTGACGCCAGCGCGAAGGCGGTGCTGAACGCCAACTACCTGGCGACCCAGGTGGACTACGAGGTCCCCTACGGGCCGTTCCACCACGAGTTCGTCGCGAGCGCGGGCGACCAGGACGCCGCCGACGTGGCAAAGCGCATGCTGGACTACGGCGTCCACCCGCCGACGACGAAGTGGCCCGAGATCGTCAGCGAGGCGCTGATGACCGAGCCGACCGAGATCGAGAACAAGGGGACGCTCGACCAGCTCGCCCACGCGTTCAACGCGGTCGCGGCCGAGGACGACGAGACGCTGGCGGCGGCCCCCGAGCGCACCACGGCCCGCCGTATCGACCAGACCTCGGCGGCCCGCGACCTGCGCCTCTCCTGGCAGTCGCTGCCCGACGAGTAA
- a CDS encoding amino acid permease, with amino-acid sequence MTDEELAKDLGPLAALTIGVGTMIGAGIFVLPGDAILQAGSLAVVSFVIGGAIALLTALSASELGTAMPKSGGAYYYVNRALGPLFGSVAGWANWMGLAFASAFYMVGFGQYVSNIFGLADGYALAGLTIPSVKIVALAGAALFVLVNYIGAKETGRLQNIIVVILVAILTVFTIVGAMRADPANLPESKGFGPMMTTTGLIFVSYLGFVQITSVAEEIKDPDRNLPRAVIGSVLIVTAIYALVLVVMSMAVEKGFIADLARGTDKIAVVEVARLLLGPAGAIAMLIGGLLATASSANASILASSRINFAMGRDRIVTPELNEIHNRYGTPYRAIGITGALILTFIVIAPIETLATMGSVLHLIIYGLLNLALIVMREAEVPEYDPSYRVPLYPITPIVGAFVSFALIAFIDPTIILLSVGFVVFAGLWYLGYARSRTTEGGELSEWILSRSDEMPDSAVNAANTVAPDGGQFRVMVPLANPEHEKDLVSLAAAIAKQRGGTVVATHIVQVPDQTSLAYAKDHVDEMDPDNRELLDSARADAEAFDVPVETHTILSHRSFEEVFDAARDHKADLVVMGWGPHSHGRAESRVDELTQDVPCDFLVLKDRGFDPERILVPTAGGPDSDLSAEVAQSLQAQYGSEIELLYVRRPDEETQEEAESFLQDWATDHDLSDATFIVDDGGDVEAAIERHARDASMLVVGATERGLLSRLLRGSLVMDVIDDVDCSVLLAEKQRKTSIRERLFGRR; translated from the coding sequence ATGACAGACGAGGAACTCGCGAAAGACCTCGGCCCACTCGCGGCCCTGACCATCGGGGTCGGGACGATGATCGGTGCGGGTATCTTCGTCCTGCCCGGCGACGCCATCCTCCAGGCCGGCTCGCTGGCGGTCGTCTCGTTCGTCATCGGTGGGGCCATCGCGTTGCTGACGGCCCTGTCGGCGTCCGAACTCGGCACCGCGATGCCGAAGTCCGGCGGCGCGTACTACTACGTCAACCGGGCGCTCGGGCCACTGTTCGGTTCCGTCGCCGGCTGGGCGAACTGGATGGGGCTGGCGTTCGCCTCCGCGTTCTACATGGTCGGCTTCGGCCAGTACGTCAGCAACATCTTCGGGCTGGCCGACGGCTACGCGCTGGCCGGCCTCACCATCCCGTCGGTGAAGATCGTCGCGCTCGCGGGGGCGGCCCTGTTCGTCCTCGTGAACTACATCGGGGCGAAGGAGACGGGGCGCCTGCAGAACATCATCGTCGTCATCCTCGTCGCCATCCTGACCGTGTTCACCATCGTCGGCGCGATGCGGGCCGACCCGGCCAACCTCCCGGAGAGCAAGGGCTTCGGGCCGATGATGACGACGACCGGGCTCATCTTCGTCTCCTACCTCGGCTTCGTCCAGATCACGAGCGTCGCCGAGGAGATCAAGGACCCCGACCGGAACCTCCCGCGGGCGGTCATCGGGAGCGTCCTCATCGTGACGGCCATCTACGCGCTCGTCCTCGTCGTGATGAGCATGGCCGTCGAGAAGGGGTTCATCGCGGACCTCGCACGCGGCACCGACAAGATCGCCGTCGTGGAGGTCGCCCGACTCCTGCTCGGGCCCGCTGGCGCCATCGCGATGCTCATCGGTGGCCTGCTGGCGACCGCCTCCAGCGCGAACGCGAGCATCCTCGCGTCCTCGCGCATCAACTTCGCGATGGGGCGTGACCGCATCGTCACGCCGGAACTCAACGAGATACACAACCGGTACGGCACGCCGTATCGCGCCATCGGCATCACCGGGGCGCTCATCCTGACGTTCATCGTCATCGCCCCCATCGAGACGCTGGCGACGATGGGCAGCGTGCTCCACCTCATCATCTACGGGCTGCTCAACCTCGCCCTCATCGTGATGCGCGAGGCCGAGGTGCCCGAGTACGACCCGTCGTACCGTGTCCCCCTCTACCCCATCACGCCCATCGTGGGCGCGTTCGTCTCGTTCGCGCTCATCGCGTTCATCGACCCGACCATCATCCTCCTGAGCGTCGGGTTCGTCGTCTTCGCCGGCCTGTGGTACCTCGGGTACGCGCGCTCCCGGACGACCGAGGGCGGCGAGCTCTCCGAGTGGATCCTCTCGCGCTCGGACGAGATGCCGGACTCCGCGGTCAACGCCGCGAACACGGTCGCCCCCGACGGCGGCCAGTTCCGGGTGATGGTCCCGCTGGCGAACCCCGAACACGAGAAGGACCTCGTCTCGCTCGCGGCCGCCATCGCGAAACAGCGCGGCGGGACGGTCGTGGCGACCCACATCGTGCAGGTCCCCGACCAGACCTCGCTGGCGTACGCGAAGGACCACGTCGACGAGATGGACCCGGACAACAGGGAGTTGCTCGACTCCGCCCGCGCCGACGCCGAGGCCTTCGACGTCCCGGTCGAGACCCACACCATCCTCTCGCACCGCTCGTTCGAGGAGGTGTTCGACGCGGCCCGCGACCACAAGGCGGACCTCGTCGTGATGGGCTGGGGGCCACACTCCCACGGCCGCGCCGAGAGCCGGGTCGACGAGCTCACCCAGGACGTGCCCTGTGACTTCCTCGTGCTGAAGGACCGCGGCTTCGACCCGGAGCGTATCCTGGTGCCCACCGCGGGCGGCCCGGACTCCGACCTCTCCGCCGAGGTCGCCCAGTCGCTGCAGGCACAGTACGGCTCCGAGATCGAGTTGCTGTACGTCCGCCGACCCGACGAGGAGACCCAGGAGGAGGCCGAATCTTTCCTTCAGGACTGGGCCACCGACCACGACCTGTCGGACGCGACCTTCATCGTCGACGACGGCGGCGACGTCGAGGCGGCCATCGAGCGCCACGCCCGCGACGCGTCGATGCTCGTCGTCGGCGCGACCGAGCGCGGCCTGCTCTCGCGCCTGCTCCGTGGCTCGCTCGTGATGGACGTCATCGACGACGTGGACTGTTCGGTCCTGCTCGCCGAGAAGCAACGCAAGACGAGCATCCGCGAGCGCCTGTTCGGCCGGCGGTAG
- a CDS encoding DUF7838 family putative zinc beta-ribbon protein, which yields MSLEIDHYCPDCEDDETFYRAASTEMHLGEKVKWHCTECDYGFVKIGANVDTSEA from the coding sequence ATGAGTCTTGAGATCGACCACTACTGTCCCGACTGCGAGGACGACGAGACCTTCTACCGCGCCGCGAGCACCGAGATGCACCTCGGCGAGAAGGTGAAGTGGCACTGCACAGAGTGCGACTACGGGTTCGTCAAGATCGGCGCGAACGTCGACACCAGCGAAGCCTGA